One Lottiidibacillus patelloidae DNA segment encodes these proteins:
- the nfsA gene encoding oxygen-insensitive NADPH nitroreductase, translating into MNDVIQTLLQHRSIRKFENRLLDKEQIEAIVTSAQAASTSSNVQAYAIIGITDQYKKERLAQLSGDQPYVAKNGHLFIFCADLYRHKVIAETEQVDFSETLQSTEMYTVAVIDAALAAQNAAIAAESLGLGICYIGGLRNELYEVSKLLQTPEHVFPLFGLVVGYPAHTPEQKPRLPMSAMYYEEQYVHDTQKVRTSIEQYNDELRNYYDSRAKNSRLDTWSKQIIRKMSVPSRIYLKDFLKSKGFPMK; encoded by the coding sequence ATGAATGATGTGATTCAAACATTATTGCAACATCGGTCAATTAGGAAATTTGAGAATAGGCTTTTGGATAAAGAGCAAATAGAAGCAATAGTAACGAGTGCACAGGCAGCATCAACGTCAAGTAACGTACAAGCATATGCAATTATTGGGATTACTGATCAATATAAAAAGGAAAGGCTTGCTCAGTTATCTGGAGATCAACCCTATGTTGCAAAAAATGGTCATTTATTTATTTTTTGCGCTGATTTATATCGTCATAAAGTGATTGCAGAGACAGAACAGGTGGATTTTTCAGAAACATTACAATCCACGGAAATGTATACTGTTGCAGTAATTGATGCGGCTTTAGCTGCGCAAAATGCTGCTATTGCAGCGGAGTCTTTAGGGTTGGGGATATGTTATATAGGTGGACTTCGAAATGAACTTTATGAAGTTAGTAAGTTGTTACAAACGCCTGAGCATGTTTTTCCTCTATTTGGACTAGTAGTTGGTTATCCTGCACATACTCCAGAACAAAAACCTCGATTACCTATGTCAGCAATGTACTATGAGGAGCAATATGTACACGATACTCAGAAGGTGCGAACTTCCATCGAACAATATAATGATGAACTAAGAAACTATTATGATAGCAGAGCAAAAAATTCTCGTTTAGATACATGGTCAAAGCAAATTATTCGCAAGATGTCAGTACCTTCTCGAATATATTTAAAGGACTTTTTAAAAAGCAAAGGGTTCCCAATGAAATAA
- a CDS encoding YqgQ family protein: MKTFFEVQQLLKNYGTIIYTGDKELDYQLMEDEIRELYNSKLITIEQFKQSLLIIKSRKNKGE; the protein is encoded by the coding sequence GTGAAAACTTTTTTTGAAGTACAACAACTATTGAAAAATTATGGAACGATTATATACACAGGTGATAAAGAACTTGATTATCAATTAATGGAAGATGAAATAAGAGAACTATACAATTCTAAACTAATAACTATTGAGCAATTTAAACAAAGTTTACTAATAATCAAAAGTCGAAAAAATAAAGGTGAATAA